Proteins found in one Triticum aestivum cultivar Chinese Spring chromosome 4D, IWGSC CS RefSeq v2.1, whole genome shotgun sequence genomic segment:
- the LOC123096354 gene encoding protein transport protein Sec24-like CEF, with translation MSRPPPPFTPQNPTPAPNPGGPASTLPASFSNLQISRAPPPSASAGPPPGDGPVPSSIRGPQAPPPGARPFPGSPPPPLQPGSLFARPAAPVQQSPPFGGPPAASLQQSPPFGGPPAAQPLQPQQRSPFNGPPSVLPPQVQRAPFGGPPGASQARPFGGPPAAVSQPGPFGGSSVATAQSAPYSGAPPPPFGGPPGAVPLPAYSGGPIPPFGAAPAPLQQGPYGGPPQFGGQRPGLQPPPFGAQTAPASQPPPFMGVPGANAPAFGPPGWQGQARPGAVRMPGGMPPNALGHGMPSTPTMPYSPHAGAQVSTPSNIDPNQIPRPIAETSVIIFETRQGGQAAVPPAASSEFIVKDTGNCSPRLMRCTLNQIPCTGDLLTTSAMPLALMVQPFALPHPSEEAIQLVDFGEMGPVRCSRCKAYINPFMRFVDQGKIFICNLCGFSNDTPREYLCNLGPDGRRRDADDRPELCRGTVEFIATKEFLVREPMPAVYFFLVDVSMNAVQTGVTAASCSAISQVLSDLPEGPRTMVGIATFDSTIHFYSLKNARQQPLMFIVPDIQDVYTPLQMDLILPVSECRDSLEQLLESIPSMFENNRVADSAFGAAMKAGFLAMKPTGGKLLVFQSVLPSVGTGSLSARETEARSNISTGDKEAHKLLQPVDKTLKTMALEFAEYQVCVDVFLATQSYTDIASISVVPSTTGGRVYYYFPFSAVSDPAKLFNDLRWNITKPQGFEAVMRVRCSQGLQVQDYSGNFCKRVPTDIDLPAIDSDKTIMVTFKHDDKFQENTECGFQCALLYTTVYGQRRIRVINISLPCTSTLNNLFRYADQEAQFTYVVKQAANGIPSSSLSQVRDQVISTCINILQSYRKHCASVSSSGQLILPEALKLLPLYTLALIKSIGLRNDGRVDDRSYWVSIVSSVSVLLAIPLVFPRMIALHDLTSRDDEDSLIPNPLTLNSENIQDDGIYLLENGEDGFIYVGNAVNPATLEQIFGFSSLAGAPNLLALEQFDNALSRKVNEVVNEIRRQRCSYLRLRLCRKGDPSGDFFRSLLVEDKTPGGLSYVEFLVHVHRQIQSKMT, from the exons atGTCGAGGCCGCCGCCCCCTTTCACGCCGCAAAACCCTACCCCGGCCCCCAACCCTGGGGGTCCGGCCTCCACTCTCCCGGCTTCCTTCTCCAACCTCCAGATCTCGCGCGCTCCACCGCCATCTGCTTCCGCCGGGCCGCCGCCAGGTGATGGCCCCGTGCCGTCGTCGATCCGAGGTCCGCAGGCACCCCCTCCTGGCGCCCGCCCGTTCCCTGGcagtccgccgccgccgttgcagcCGGGCTCGCTCTTCGCCCGGCCTGCGGCGCCGGTCCAGCAGTCCCCTCCCTTTGGCGGTCCACCCGCGGCGTCGCTCCAGCAGTCCCCTCCCTTTGGCGGCCCACCCGCTGCGCAGCCGTTGCAGCCGCAGCAGAGATCTCCCTTCAACGGCCCGCCGTCCGTGCTGCCGCCGCAGGTGCAGCGAGCACCGTTCGGAGGTCCGCCTGGGGCATCCCAGGCTCGTCCGTTCGGTGGCCCGCCTGCTGCGGTGTCGCAGCCTGGCCCTTTCGGTGGCTCTTCTGTAGCAACAGCTCAATCAGCTCCGTAttcaggagctccgccaccaccgtttGGCGGGCCGCCTGGGGCAGTGCCTCTCCCGGCGTACTCCGGAGGGCCGATCCCCCCGTTTGGGGCTGCACCGGCGCCCTTGCAGCAGGGTCCTTATGGCGGGCCTCCCCAGTTTGGGGGGCAGAGACCAGGATTGCAGCCTCCGCCATTTGGGGCTCAGACTGCTCCTGCATCTCAGCCACCACCGTTCATGGGGGTTCCTGGGGCTAATGCACCAGCATTTGGGCCTCCAGGGTGGCAAGGGCAGGCACGGCCAGGAGCCGTGAGAATGCCTGGTGGCATGCCGCCTAATGCACTAGGCCACGGGATGCCGTCCACGCCCACCATGCCATACTCTCCCCATGCTGGAGCCCAGGTCTCTACGCCATCCAATATTGACCCTAATCAGATTCCGCGTCCTATCGCCGAGACATCAGTCATCATTTTTGAGACCCGGCAAGGTGGCCAAGCAGCTGTTCCACCG GCTGCATCAAGTGAATTTATTGTGAAGGACACCGGCAACTGCAGTCCCCGTTTGATGCGGTGCACCTTGAATCAG ATACCATGTACAGGTGATCTCCTGACAACATCAGCAATGCCATTGGCTTTAATGGTGCAACCTTTTGCTCTTCCTCATCCTTCCGAGGAGGCTATCCAGCTCGTGGATTTTGGAGAGATGGGCCCTGTCAGGTGTTCTCGCTGCAAAGCATACATAAATCCTTTCATGAGATTCGTTGATCAAGGGAAAATTTTCATCTGCAACTTATGTGGATTTAGCAATGATACTCCAAGGGAGTACTTGTGCAACTTAGGGCCTGATGGTAGGCGACGTGATGCTGATGATAGGCCTGAGTTATGCAGAGGAACAGTTGAGTTCATTGCCACCAAGGAATTTCTGGTCCGGGAACCAATGCCAGCTGTGTATTTCTTCCTTGTTGATGTCTCCATGAATGCCGTACAGACTGGTGTAACTGCTGCGTCTTGCAGTGCAATATCCCAGGTTCTTTCTGATCTTCCTGAAGGTCCCCGAACGATGGTTGGAATTGCGACATTTGATTCAACTATTCACTTCTATAGTCTGAAAAATGCTCGACAACAGCCTTTGATGTTTATTGTTCCCGACATCCAAGATGTGTATACTCCACTTCAGATGGACTTAATTCTCCCAGTTTCCGAGTGCCGTGATAGTTTGGAGCAACTTCTGGAGAGCATCCCCAGCATGTTTGAGAACAATAGGGTTGCTGATTCAGCATTTGGGGCAGCTATGAAGGCAGGTTTCTTAGCTATGAAGCCCACTGGTGGAAAGTTGCTTGTGTTTCAGTCAGTGCTACCATCAGTTGGGACTGGCTCATTATCTGCAAGGGAAACTGAAGCTAGATCTAATATTTCCACTGGAGATAAGGAAGCACATAAGCTCCTGCAGCCTGTTGATAAGACACTCAAGACAATGGCACTAGAATTTGCTGAGTATCAAGTTTGTGTGGATGTGTTCCTTGCCACACAGTCATACACAGATATTGCTTCGATATCAGTTGTTCCCAGTACCACCGGTGGCAGGGTTTACTACTACTTCCCATTTTCTGCTGTTTCTGATCCAGCCAAACTCTTCAATGATCTCAGATGGAATATCACTAAACCCCAGGGATTTGAGGCTGTCATGCGTGTCAGGTGCAGTCAGGGGCTTCAAGTTCAAGACTATTCTGGCAACTTCTGCAAGCGTGTTCCTACTGATATTGATTTGCCTGCTATTGACTCCGACAAAACCATAatggttaccttcaagcatgatgatAAGTTTCAGGAGAACACAGAATGTGGTTTTCAGTGCGCACTTCTTTACACCACGGTATATGGGCAAAGAAGGATAAGGGTCATAAATATTTCACTTCCATGCACAAGCACGCTCAACAATCTTTTCCGATATGCTGATCAGGAAGCACAGTTTACTTATGTTGTTAAGCAAGCTGCAAATGGCATTCCATCAAGTTCTCTGTCCCAAGTTAGGGACCAGGTAATAAGTACCTGCATCAATATTCTCCAGTCCTACCGAAAACATTGTGCATCTGTAAGTTCTTCTGGACAGttaattcttccggaggctttaAAACTTCTGCCTTTGTATACTCTGGCCTTGATTAAAAGCATAGGACTGAGGAATGATGGGAGAGTAGACGACCGGTCCTATTGGGTCTCTATTGTCTCCTCAGTTTCTGTGTTATTAGCCATTCCATTGGTGTTCCCTAGGATGATTGCTCTCCATGATCTCACATCAAGGGATGATGAGGATTCCCTTATTCCAAATCCCCTTACTCTCAATAGTGAGAATATACAGGATGATGGGATTTATTTGTTGGAAAATGGCGAGGATGGTTTTATTTATGTCGGAAATGCGGTGAACCCTGCCACCCTGGAGCAAATATTTGGTTTCTCATCTTTGGCTGGTGCACCAAATCTGTTGGCATTGGAGCAATTTGATAATGCATTGTCCAGGAAAGTGAATGAAGTTGTGAACGAAATAAGGCGACAGAGATGCTCTTACTTGAGACTGAGACTCTGCCGAAAGGGCGACCCATCTGGGGATTTCTTCCGTTCGCTGCTGGTCGAGGACAAAACACCTGGTGGCCTTTCCTATGTGGAGTTCCTCGTGCATGTTCACAGGCAAATCCAGAGCAAGATGACCTGA
- the LOC123096355 gene encoding probable ubiquitin-like-specific protease 2B isoform X2: MPRRSQSSAPIDLDEEDECKTKRSRASIRPAPKVPGSSNRIASSRRDKENQDKLDTRIFDLYMENLWKRTDEDQKNACAYLDPLWFNSYVNGDKEQKSRILRWTKKLKIFSRKCVFVPIVRWGHWNLLVLCHFDETDCSDAKKGPRMLLLDSLNTTDPKRLAPEIRGFIRGIYEIEEREESVHFIKKIRLEFPKVPQQNGEECGIYVLYFIHCFLQNGKLAQVLENKTLEEDFSQLFDDGTFDPEELENFRKDVHAFQVERSTETGQ; the protein is encoded by the exons ATGCCCCGCCGCAGCCAGAGCAGTGCCCCCATCGACCTCGATGAAGAGGATG AGTGCAAGACCAAGCGTTCTCGAGCGAGTATAAGGCCAGCACCGAAGGTGCCTGGGAGCTCAAATCGCATTGCAAGTAGCAGAAGGGACAAGGAAAATCAAGACAAACTGGATACCCGTATCTTCGATTTATACATGGa GAACCTTTGGAAGCGTACAGATGAAGATCAAAAGAATGCTTGCGCATATTTGGATCCGTTATGGTTTAACAGTTACGTCAATGGGGACAAAGAACAGAAATCAAGAATTCTTAGATGGACAAAGAAATTGAAAATATTTTCAAGAAAATGTGTGTTTGTCCCTATTGTTCGTTG GGGACATTGGAACCTCCTTGTCCTATGCCACTTTGATGAGACAGACTGCTCAGATGCAAAAAAAGGACCGCGAATGCTGCTGCTGGATTCACTTAACACAACAGATCCGAAGAGGTTGGCACCTGAAATCAGAGG ATTCATTCGTGGTATTTATGAAATCGAAGAGCGGGAAGAAAGCGTGCACTTCATAAAAAAAATCCGTCTTGAGTTTCCTAAG GTGCCACAGCAAAATGGGGAGGAATGTGGTATATATGTTCTTTACTTCATCCATTGTTTTCTTCAAAACGGAAAATTGGCACAAGTTCTTGAGAATAAAACACTGGAAGAAGATTTCAGCCAGCTG TTTGATGATGGCACGTTTGATCCAGAGGAACTAGAGAACTTCCGCAAGGATGTTCATGCATTCCAAGT GGAAAGGAGTACCGAAACTGGACAGTAG
- the LOC123096355 gene encoding probable ubiquitin-like-specific protease 2B isoform X1, which translates to MPRRSQSSAPIDLDEEDECKTKRSRASIRPAPKVPGSSNRIASSRRDKENQDKLDTRIFDLYMENLWKRTDEDQKNACAYLDPLWFNSYVNGDKEQKSRILRWTKKLKIFSRKCVFVPIVRWGHWNLLVLCHFDETDCSDAKKGPRMLLLDSLNTTDPKRLAPEIRGFIRGIYEIEEREESVHFIKKIRLEFPKVPQQNGEECGIYVLYFIHCFLQNGKLAQVLENKTLEEDFSQLVCHTVMHFHLLTTPLFYLTNASLICWSMNSLMMARLIQRN; encoded by the exons ATGCCCCGCCGCAGCCAGAGCAGTGCCCCCATCGACCTCGATGAAGAGGATG AGTGCAAGACCAAGCGTTCTCGAGCGAGTATAAGGCCAGCACCGAAGGTGCCTGGGAGCTCAAATCGCATTGCAAGTAGCAGAAGGGACAAGGAAAATCAAGACAAACTGGATACCCGTATCTTCGATTTATACATGGa GAACCTTTGGAAGCGTACAGATGAAGATCAAAAGAATGCTTGCGCATATTTGGATCCGTTATGGTTTAACAGTTACGTCAATGGGGACAAAGAACAGAAATCAAGAATTCTTAGATGGACAAAGAAATTGAAAATATTTTCAAGAAAATGTGTGTTTGTCCCTATTGTTCGTTG GGGACATTGGAACCTCCTTGTCCTATGCCACTTTGATGAGACAGACTGCTCAGATGCAAAAAAAGGACCGCGAATGCTGCTGCTGGATTCACTTAACACAACAGATCCGAAGAGGTTGGCACCTGAAATCAGAGG ATTCATTCGTGGTATTTATGAAATCGAAGAGCGGGAAGAAAGCGTGCACTTCATAAAAAAAATCCGTCTTGAGTTTCCTAAG GTGCCACAGCAAAATGGGGAGGAATGTGGTATATATGTTCTTTACTTCATCCATTGTTTTCTTCAAAACGGAAAATTGGCACAAGTTCTTGAGAATAAAACACTGGAAGAAGATTTCAGCCAGCTGGTGTGTCATACTGTCATGCATTTCCATCTTCTTACCACTCCCTTGTTCTACTTAACAAATGCTTCTCTAATTTGTTGGTCTATGAATAGTTTGATGATGGCACGTTTGATCCAGAGGAACTAG